GGCACCACGACCCGCGCAATGTCTTCCGGAGGGTGATAGTAATGGTGGAAATTCCCGTAGTCTGAAAGCATCCCGTAGCTCTGGTGATCCCCCGGAGTCACGCCGGGGAGCCATGATCGGAAAGGGGAGTTTCCTCGTGATCGTTCTCGCTCGCGCTCACGGAAGAATGGGTGGAGACCTGGTTCTGCGACCTCTGAGGGAAGTTGGTTATTGTGATTGCTGTGGGCTTCGCTACTGCCGGGGGGCCAGTCGACGGGTAATCCGATCGAGTCTAAGAAGTTCGTAAAATCTTCGAAGTGGTGCGTTTCTTCGGGGTagtatgttgttgttggagcTGGTTTATTTGTTAGTTATGGGTTGGGAAAGAATAAAAGGTTGACAAAACATACTTGACTGTGCGGTCGAATAGCTCGGGTGGTTTGCGAAACTATGGGGGAGACCATTCGGGAGTAACAGTTGGGCTGCTTCAAGGACCTCTGGGTCATGCGTAGCATCGTTTATCGTAGAGTCGAGCAGGCCGTTATCTTCTTGTTTCATGTAGGTGCCCTGGTGCATCGGCCATTGGGGAACTTCGGCATCCTCAGGCGATGGTGGGACGGTATCCTGTTGAGCGGAATCCTGGACAGACGAAGTGCGTCGTGGTCGCACCGTTGTCGATGCTCGACGAATTCGCTGCTTTGTGTCGTGGTCTGTTCTGTGCTGGGATTTGGGAGAAGTGTTCTTCGCATTCGGTGGGCTGCTGTCTTCATGGCCGGTGATCCCCATATGTCTCTTGAGGAGATCGCGACGGGAAAATGCCGCCCCGCAGAAGCAGGTATACGGCTTCTCCTTTGTGTCTGGGGATTCACCATCAGTAAATGATTGAGGACATGCCGAGAGGTCAATGTGACTCACGAGTGCGAACGTGACGCTCGAGATGCTCGGTGCGTCGAAAGCTGCGGCCGCAGTGGACGCATGTTCTCGTCTTTGTACCCACGCTCAGGCGACGCGCGCTCTGAGCGGACgggctgtgactgtgagTAGAAGGCGGCTGGGATAGCATCAAAGACATAGTTGTCGAAGTCGAGACTTGGAGTAGCGGAAGATCGCTCCACTTGGAGTAGAAGTGAAGACGTTGAACAGGATTGGGGGATGAGCAAGAACTCCAACGCAGCGAGAGCAGTGGACTAGTAGAAATAGCATATAGGGACAGCTGAGGAATGGGACTCAGGAAtcagaaagaggagaagacgcCGGTGAACCCCACATTCGATGATgatagcagcagcagggcagGTCCAGACGCTGTGATTTCTCCAAATCGCCGGCGTATAACTAGCACGGAGTCTCTCGCCTGTCGGACTTGATCCGCTATAACTAACTGCGCTCTCCCCTCTCTGTCAgtcccctccccctccaggTCCAGACGAATACTAATACCGACTGCCTGACTAACAGTTATCTGGCTGACCCAACTGAACCCCATCACCGGACCCAACTCCCCGGCGCTGATCAGACCCGAGAAACGATCCAAGCGCCCATCCCCGGATTTCAGATTTGGCCCGGAAATGACCGTTCCAGAGGTTGGACCCGGTTGAGGGCCATAAGCCTGCGCTTCGTGAGCTTGGTtgatccagcgccagcgtcATACTCTACGCGAACTTGCTGGGAGGGCAGCTACAGCGTCAGCTACAGCGTCAGCTACAGCGGCAGCACAAGCTTGAAGCAACAGCGCGGGGGCTTTTCCGAGCCGGAGAATTGCCGTACCCAACTACCTAGTTACCTTACCTGCGCGCGCCCTCTTTCCCTCGTTCCCTTCCAAGGATCCTACAAATGGATTATGGAAATTGCACCGTCGAATAACGTCCATATCCAATTCCCCGGCCGCTTTTCGCCCCAGCCAGGGATTGCATTATCCGCGCCATGACTCGTTCCCACACCAACCATGATTCCGACGATGGGTCCCAACCGTGTCTGCTCGATCGTGATGCCGCAAACGGTGTTTGCTCCCCTGGGCAAGATCAACGGATGAAACAAGGCTAGGTATCGGGATTAGGTGGCGAGAGCCGATGGTTTATGATCTTTCTCCTGTGGTTATCCATATTGGGGGCCGGCCCCAGAGGCTGGGATGGGACCGTTGTTCTCTCCGAAAAGTATAttcgcagtcgcagctgGTCCGCTTAGCCGTTTAGCACCACTCGCATTGTCCAAAGGCGAAGGATCGGTTAACTTGATAAGTGACTGATCGGCTAACAGTCTGGCTTCCCCACTGTGGGACTGGAATACCTATGTGGATCGTGTCATGGGAAGGCGCGACTGTCAGTGTCAGCCAGCTGCGGACCTGGCAGCCCTGCAGCTGCCCGCGTGCCCgctcccagcccagcccagcccagcatcatcatagCATGATACAATTGCGAATCTGCTGGCTGTCTCTCTCTTTCAATCCGCGGTATTCGCGGACGCTGATTGACCGAAGAGCGCGGAAGCTCGGCAAATAGCGATAATCCTGCGGCCAGATTCCGACTTGGCACGTTTCCTTTCGTCAGGTTACGGACTTGCAGTTCTTGTCAGAAGCTACGGCGAAGCTAAGAGTGCGTGGCTGCGTGCCCCGGGGCCAAAGACACGACCTGCCGCTTTCAAGTTGCTTTGTCGGAGCCGGACCCCTCTCCGACGACTTTTCCCCCTTTGGGAAGTCCAACCAGCGGCTAATGTTCTCCTGATTAGGAATGCCGACGTTTACCCCCAGGCTCTCCGTCGGTGAGCACCGACCCGACATCGCTGCCATGACGCGCCTTCCTTAAGTAATTGATACTACGTCCTCTCGGAATTCTTACAGTCATGCTCGAGCCACCAGAGGATACGAGGgagtcgagagtcgagactcgcTCAACAATATCGCTGGCGTAGCTGCTCCGCCGCCCGGCACCGTGCGTTCCACGTGGATTATTTGATTTTCTCGTTTCAACGTTGTTGGCCGTAGGGCGCATAGCGTTGGGGACGGGGTTCTTATCAGTGGATCTTTTTGGGGCTTTTTCCGACTTTGTCGTTCGTactagtactactactacttGGGAGGTATGTATCTTTGCTATCGCCGATAACCCGGCAATCGAACACACTAGCCCATCCTATCGCCGGTTCATGCTATCGCCGATAGGAAGGAGTTTATCGGGCCTTGGTACAGCGTAGACTACTCTTGGAAAAAAGTATATGGTATCATGTAGCGGGTTCATAGCGTAAATATCGTAGGATATAACGAATACCTATTATACAACTTTTTCTAGATATCTAATTGGGTATACATAGCGGAGCATAAATGGGTCTGACATGGCATGACAGTCTAGAACTATTAGTACTACGGCGTAGTACAGGAGTTCTATCCCCAagtcccaccaccaccaccacgacccTGTCGCCTCTGCGCCGACAGCCGCCAATCATCCTCGCCCGCAAACCGATTATGCAGCGGCTGAATCCgctcggccttcttcctcttcgacaaCCGGTCCGTCGGCGCGACCTTGAAGAATGTCGGCGCCGCCTCAACAAGCCACTTCGGCTCGATCCCGGTCGTGCAGTGCATGTACTCCTTCGTCGTGAGGACGAGTGTGTGGTAAATGACGTGCTCAGCGGGCTTGCCAAACATCGCAGAGCTAGGATGCATATAGACAGGCGTACCCTCGACGAGTGTCTTATAGCCCTCGGTGGGGTCCTTGCGTGCTGCATTTCGGAAGAATCCTGTGCAGAGCGCTTGACGGACCTTCATTGTATTACGGCCGCATGAGACGATCTTGTGGTGATAACGCTGCATAATGCCTAGCAGTTGCTGACGGACATCCTGCGCGCGGCGGATCTGGCGGGCTTGAATGAAATTCTCAAAGCACCAGGCGTTATTGAAGTTAGATTTCTTCCAGGCATTGTAGACGTTCAGCAGCGTTAGATGGTCGCCGTGCGGGTCGTGGAACTTGGATTTCTTCTGATCcgcttgttgttgtttttcttttggACGATAGAAGACTGACTGGATAGACAACATGGCGACGATGCTGAGGAGTTCGTCGGAGCAGCCTAGGTCGACTGAGGCGATCAGGACCTTGGCAAGGGCAGGTTCCATTGGGAAATCAGCCATTTTGCGACCTAGACGGGTCAAAAGGCCTTCGTCATCGAGCGCTGATAATGCGTACAGCTCTTCGAGCGCAGTAAGCATAGTGTTGGTTGGAGGGGGGTCCATGAAGTCAAAATGTAGTAGGTCGTTAATGCCCATGGCTTTGAGCATGAGAATAGTGTGTGAGAGGTTCTGTCGCTGAATTTCAGGAATCGTAGTCGGTAACATCTCTGATTGATATGCGGCTTCGGTGTATAATCGGAAACATTTTCCAGGGCCGGTTCTTCCAGCACGACCAGCTCGCTGCTTGGCCTGCGCTTGAGAGATAGGAGTCACGACTAGGGAATCCATACCAAGCTTAGGGTCATAGGCGTTTTGCTTCACAAAACCTGGGTCAATAACATAGTAGATATTGTCGATCGTGATCGAGGTTTCGGCAATGTTCGTAGCAATGACAACCTTTCGACCACCTGAAGGGGCAGGGTCGAAGATCCTACTCTGCATTTCACTGGGTAGCGCAGAGTAGACAGGAAGGATGACCAACTCCGGCACGCTCGGCCCTAAAGCTTTCATTCGCTCATACAGGATCTCGCAAGCCGTGTCAATCTCTTCTTGGCCTGTCAAGAATAGAAGCATGTCACCCGGTGGCTCCGTCAGGTGAATCTGCATAACGGTGATAAGAGCTGCATCCAGGTAGTCTGACTCTGGTTCTTTCGAGTACATGATCTCCACAGGATACGTTCGCCCAGGGATAGAGAAGATAGGACAGCCGTAGAAGTACTCTGAGAACTTATCTGCATCCAACGTCGCAGAAGTGACGATAAGCCTTAAATCTGGTCTCCGCTTTAgtgtcttcttcaacaatccAAAAAGAACATCTGTTGCGATTGTGCGCTCGTGGGCCTCGTCAAGCATGATCACtgaatatttctttaaatcCGGATCTAACAAGACTTCTCTCTGTAGCATGCCATCTGTCATGTACTTGATCTTCGTGTCTGGGCTGGTGCAATCTTCGAAACGAATAGTATACCCAACCTCTGCTCCAAGTTTGCAGCCCACCTCCTCGGCCACACGCTTAGCAACTGACATTGCAGCGACACGGCGAGGTTGCGTGCAACCGATAATCCCATTGTTAGCCCAGCCACCCTCGGCCAGGTACTGCGTTAATTGCGTAGTCTTTCCAGATCCCGTGTCTCCGACAACAATCATCAACTGATTCTCGGCCACGGCTTCCAGCAGCTGCTGGCGGAACTTGAACACAGGCAAACTCTCCCGCTGTTGCTTGATCGACATATTCGTCCGTTTTCCGAATGACTGGTTCTTGCCCATGGTAACTCTCTTCCATTCCGGGACAGCTTCATCCGTAGTCGTTTGTTGAGTTGAACGGAGATCCGCCGCAAATTGCCGCTCATTTGCCATAGGGTCTTGCCACTGTGCATTGAGATCCACGTCTGCTGCTCGTTCTGCTGCTTTGTCTTGGGCCTCCTGTTGTCTGAGGTCTCTCCGATCTTTAGCCAGATTTGTTCCGGCCATTGCTGAGCGATTCATAGATCCATCTGGAGCCTTGACAACTCGAATCGGGGACAATTCTAGCGACATCTTCGTCTGGCCTGCCAGGAAAGGAGGTTCTTCATCCTTAACCTCAATGTcgatatcttcctcttcttcgaaaGTGCCCTCTCCGGTCAGGGTTGCGTGGTACTCTTCGTCAATGTCAGGATAATCAGCTGCCGAGACAGCACCGGACGCGATCAGCTGCTTGATTTCCCACCTCTCTGGCGACGTCATGCGTTTGCGGTTTTTCATCGGCCTGCCGCCGTCCTCCTCGATGATAGGAACGTCTGAACCAAGGTTGCCGTATCTATCGTTTGACGGCATGCCATCCAGCCGTTCCATATTGGCCCCGGATGCAAGGCGCTTCTGAGGAATTAGATCTCGCCCAGTTTCCTGGTCCACCTCCTTCATGGACAGACCGATGCGTGAACCTTGGATACTGATCACTTTGACCTTGACAGGCTGACCACGAGAGACCAAATCAGAAGGGTGGTTGACTCGTACACCCTCTTGCATTGCGGAAACGTGCACCAGTCCATCGACCTTCCCCTTGACCCCTGGTAGATTTACAAACGCGCCAAAGTCCTTCACACCCGTAACTCGCCCATCATAAACCTTGTACAGAACGGGCTGATCATCCAACTCAGCAGGCGGCGCTTTGCGGAAGtaatcatcgtcatcgcgtCGACGACCTCGTCGCTCACTCCGACCATTGCGGTATTCATCGTCTCGAGAACTATACCTTCCCTTCGACCGGCCAaactcatcaacaccatcttcatctctctTATTGTAGACGGGGCTGCGTGATCTCGACCTCGATCTCGACCGATATCTGTCTTTTCGCCTTCGCCGGCTATAATCGTCATGTTCCGGACTCCGACTCCGCTTCCTTTTTTCACTGTCAATATTCGGCCGTGACTCTGTCGTCGTTTTCGTCCTTGCCTTCCCCGCCAACCCTTCCAACATCGCAAATGTATCATCCATCGCACTATCCTTCGCATCTCCCTCTTCAGCACCATTCCCATTAGCCTCCGTATAATCCTGCTCCGCCCAACCCCCATCCCGATCCGGCACAGCCAACCCCTTGAAAACCCgcgccttcttctccaacgcatTGAACGCATCCATATCATCTCCCGCTCCAGCACCGTCTCCATTTTCATGTGATTTATCCTTATTCCGATTTTTATAACTCGGGTGCATCGTAAGAACCAACCGATCCACACTCTCCATCAAACTCATCGGGAACTCGGCGCCCATGCCCTCGAGCATGCTTTTGAATTCGGCGAACGATGCGCATTTTAGGTGTTGGTCGACGATAAACTCGGCGAGGACTTTGTCGCTTACGCCAAGGTGGTTTTGGAGTTCGTTTGTTATGCGCGAGATGAGAGAGAGGTGTTCGAGGGATTGGAGGTCGTCCATTTTGGCGGGTTACGGCGGAGGGAAAATTATCGTAAGAATATGTGTTTAAAGGTAATGTTATGTGAGAGAGTGTACGAGACACCCCTCGGCTTGAATCGACTCGATGCGATATGAAGATGGGCTGGTTGGTGGAAGTTGAAGGATGAAAGTTCCGATAATGAAGCTGCGCGGAAAATCGTTGTGGCGCGTGTTGGCACTTGTGTCGCGCCACCGATAAGATAAGCAGGCTGCCTCAGCCACATCCTTGAACTACTATACGTGAAAGTTAATTTTTATACTCTGTAGATATGGCTGGTTTTCAGTAGTATGGTGTTACattaaaaagaaagcaaTTTGAATGAGTCTTGATAGGCTCCAGACTAGACTAGACTAACcaataaatatacttatgtgaattaataataaacatTAGATGAAAACCTAGCTTCGTCTGCCATCCACCTCCTCACTCACACCAGCTTCCATTACTTAAAAGGCCAAAACAATGGCACCAAGAGCCATGACACCGGCGAATGGAGACCCGAATCTGTTGGTGGTAGCAGCACCAGTGAACTCCGGCGCGGAGGGGCTGGTAGTACCGGGCTGCTCAGGCGATGTCCCAGTAGGAACTTCAGGGGTCGTCTCCGGGGGAGTGACCGAGGTGGTCCAAGTGCCAGTCGGCGCAGGAGGAGTAGAAGTCTGCTCTGGAGGAGGGTTCTCGGTGCCAGGAGGGGGAGTCTCAGTGCCAGGAGGGGGGGTCTCAGtgccaggaggaggagtcTCAGTGCCAGGAGGGGGAGTCTCAGTGCCAGGAGGGGGAGTCTCAGTGCCAGGAGGGGGAGTCTCAGTGCCAGGAGGGGGAGTCTCGGTGACAGGAGGGGGAGTCTCAGTGCCAGGAGGGGGAGTCTCAGTGCCAGGAGGGGGAGTCTCAGTTTCACAGGGAGTAGTCTCTGGTGGAGGAGTCTCTGTGTCGGTCTCACAGGGAGTAGTTTCTGGTGGAGGGGTCTCGGTGACAGGGGGCGGAGTTTCTGTGTCGGTCTCGCACGGTGTAGTCTCCGGTGGAGGAGTCTCGGTAACAGGAGGCGGAGTTTCTGTATCGGTCTCGCACGGCGTAGTCTCAGGCGGAGGAGTCTCTGTGTCGGTCTCACAGGGAGTAGTTTCCGGTGGAGGGGTCTCGGTGACAGGGGGCGGAGTTTCTGTGTCGGTCTCGCACGGTGTAGTCTCCGGTGGAGGAGTCTCGGTAACAGGAGGCGGAGTGTCTGTATCCGTCTCACAGGGAGTTGATTCGGGAGGAGTCCAAGTAGGGTGAGGAGGCTTTGTCCAGGTCCAGGTAGGGTGAGGGGGCTTCGTCCAAGTGGGATGGGGAGGTTCAGTCTCCGTATCAGTCTCACATGGAGTGGAAGTGGGAGGGGGccaatggccatggtggtcatcatcgtcgtcgtcgtcgtcgtcgtcgtgaCCACCATGGTCACCACCGTGACCCCATCCGAACTCAGTCTCGGCGTCGTCAGACCCCGGGAACCCAATGCCACGCTCAACCTGGGCTATGGCAGGTGCTGCAAGGGCACCGGTCACAGCACCAAGAGCGGTGGCCAGCATCAAGGTAGGGTTCACCCTCATGATGAGACCTGTTTGAACGAGAGGATGTCAAGAGCTTGCAATGATTATTATCcaaataagatataaacgAAGTCAAATAGCAATTATAGTAAACCAGGTAAACAGGAGGAACGACCGTGGGCTGCAGAGGCTCTTGCTGGGGAACTGGAAAGAAGCTCGCACAGACAACGAGGGTCCCAGAAGTTAGGGCAGGCAGGACGCTCTTTATCATTTCACCCAGGGCTGAAGGGAAAGAATGCCAATGCGTCATTTCCGTCGGCTGCAACGATGCCATTGCCCCCGGTTACTGGTCAGCAAATGGCCAACTCGCTATCAGCATGGTAATGGCGGCCTTCCATGGCAGGGTCTTCTGAGAGACAACGCCAGCTTGGAAGTCGGCAAGTGACTTCAGCATGAAGTGGATCCTAAAAGCACAGCGAGTGGTCTGTTCTCAGCCTTAGTGCAAAGCTAGAGTCCGACAGTGCATTGGCGGCTGGGCCTGATAGATCAAGTTCCAGCCAGTGCCTGGCTAGGTTTCGATACGTGGCCAGGAAAACAATCAGAACCCCGGAAACTGGGGAGAAACCAAGCGGAGGCACGTGGGCTGGGGTGGCCAGATTGTGATTCATGAGCAAAACACGCTCCCAGGTATGTTGAGATGTGTGCTCACTGAGAGACGGCAATTATTGATCTACTCTGTAGAGTATCGTGGTCAAATCAAGGCACCCGTCATCTCGAGCATCACTTGCAGCGGGTCCATTGTAAACTCGACGACGAGTAATCTCTGGCGATCAATCCTGGCTCCATGAGATTGAGGGCTACCCTGGCCGTGCATTGTCACATTGGGCTCTAGCCATTGTGCCACCAGGAATCGGGCGATGGCACGGGGAACCCAGAACTCTGAGTCCTCAACCTTTGGAAATCATCTAAAATAGATTAAAGTCAGAGACATTCGGCTGGCAAGAAGCGGAATTGGACGAAGATGGAAAGATGAAGGTGCGAGGACCGTGGACCGAGAAATTGCTTGCGCAGAAGTGGTTAGACCAAAAGGTCCAAAACAGCGGGGTTGGCAGCCTCCAAGGCATctcatctccgccgccaaaTCATCTCCCCTCATCGGCGATAAGACCCTTTCCATGCTGTCAGGATGAAGTCACACCCTGGAGATTAATACAATGGGTCTCGCCTATTATTATCCCTGTTGTTCACATTGTATCGAGAAGAGGGGCTGGGAGTGTCCTCAAGAGTGGCCGCCTAACGTGCATTAGGGTCTGCCAGACATCATGCTAACTTACCTGGACCGCGACAGTGACTTGTCAGCTGCGATCTTCGGGTCTCGACCAGCCCAGGAACGGACAGGAACAACTTTCCTTGTCACAATGCTTGTCGGTGATTTCCTGTTTTGCCCCAGCCAAGGCACTAACTACTAAGACGGAGTCTCCCAACTCCGTGCCTTGACTCTTCCCCCAGATCCTTGTCCAGACCCTTGCTTAGAAAGGTATCGGCAACTATCGGCCAACGAGCGTCCCCGCTTCGGGACTcaggagaaaagaaagcagggAAGAGGCCTGGAATGATTCGAGTTTCGAAGCACCACAAGAAGCTTATGCAGAGTACAACAGAAGGTGGCTGGCCTTGACCCCTCTCGAAACAAGAAGCCGCTGCTGGGGTTATACAGTACAGGTCATTGGTCAACAACACAAAAGCAATTGCTTCTCTGCCAGCTGGGTTCGACCACCCAGATGAAGTGTCAGGTAACGCCAAAGCAGGGCCACACAggtgttggggatggggCAGGATATGCCTATGTGCAGGCTCAACTCAGCAGCTGCCTAGAGGAAACAATTCCTAGGCTACAGTTTCAACCAATGTTTTGTTGCTGGGGAGACTGGTAATGCCCTATGTCACTGGTGATGATTCCGGTTCAAGATGCACAAATCCCAATCTTGAGCAAACGGCCATGCCGCAAGAATCACTCTCTGCCCTTCTCTTTGTGAGAGCGAAGCGAGGTTTCTCCAATGGATGATTTCAGTGGCTGGATACACTTCCTACTGTAGAAATCCTGTTAGTGAAAGTACGAAAAGGTGGTGGCAAGTTTCCTCGAAGATCATAAAAAACTTCTGGGAGGAGAGGCAAAATAATGTATGGCCAATAGAAGGAAAATCTATAGTATAGAGTACATAATATACAGGGAAAAGGTCCAGCGGACGAATAATACATGAAGCCAACCGGCCGATGGGCCTGGTTGATGTTAGTGTGCATTTGCAGCAAAGGACTAGTTGGTGGCGGTTCTTTGTGCTGGCTCTTCGTAGTCATGATTGCGAGTCGCGGTACCAACGTCGGCACCCTCGTCGCCCTCGGGTGCAGTAGCATTCCGTTCAAATTCTTCCTCATAGTTATCGCCGTCCGCTAAATCGATTGCGGTAGCAGATTCCTCGGTACCAGACGCACCCAGCACATCCGGGTTATAGAGTTCATCCGGTGAATTGACTTGCTGGCCTGCATCCATGAACTGCTTTTGTTCGAGGACCTGCTTCTGCAAGGCAATTTGGCGGCGCAAAGAGGCATCCTTCCGAAGCTTCTTGTTCGCTGAGAATTCGGTCAATGCCCTAaccatcctctcctccacGAGTTGCTTCACATGGACTGCCAGTGTCCGATCTGTGAAGACACCTCCAAAGCGATAGCTGAGCCAGGTGTAGAGAATCACAGATCTATGCAGGGATTCCAATTCGTGCATGTAATTTTTTTCTCCAGATACCGGGTCTTCCAGGATTTCAAGCCGGACATCTTCAATGTCCAAAAGCCGGCCATTTGTGTGCTCTGCGACGCACCGAACGAAAGCCATCCCCACATCACGTCCGGTCTGTTCCCGTGCATGTATAGGCGCGGCCATGAATGTTAACTGATCTGGAAATTGCAAGCCAGGCACGGCATCAATGACCTCGGCATTCTCCAGATGCTGATCGATATCGCACATAAAAAATAGCGGGTTCGTCTGGGAAATCTCCGCCAGTCGCTTGACAACGTATTCCAGTGAGACATCCTGTGGGAAGTAGGCCGCCATTTTCTCATGAGCGGAGTCGGGAGGATGAATACCCGCAGCTTTGAGCGGTGGTGGATCAGCACCCAAGGCATTGCGGATATATGGCAAGTCAACTTCTTCTAGCGAGGTAACATAACCAACATTGGACACATCCTGCTGGCGCTTTTTATCGTCGTTGTGTTGCGCTGCTGTCCGATAGCGGCCGGCCCGTCCACCAATTTGTTTGATCTCGGAGACACCGAGCCTCGAAAGACCCGTCGGGATATTCTTCACAACAGTTTCGAATATAATACGCTTGCAGCTCCTACAAGCAgttagaaaagaaaaataaaaagcaTACAATGGGGGTATAATAAAGGAAAACCCACAAATTCAAGCCCATGCCTATGGCGTCGCTCGCCACCAAAATGTCATAATCATTATTTGGATCGTTGAAAAGGCTTGCTTGCTGAGTACGGATTTCAGCCGGCAAACCACCGTAAATGATAGCAGCCCGTCGTCCCGTTACTCTTTCAATATCGGCTTTCAAGGCGTGGATTCCAACCCGGGAGAAAGATACCACACAGTCCCCCTTCTCAAGTTTTCTCAAATCTCCCTTCAAACTCCGATCCATAGCTTTCAGGGGATTCAATCGCTCG
This genomic interval from Aspergillus puulaauensis MK2 DNA, chromosome 7, nearly complete sequence contains the following:
- the PRP22 gene encoding putative RNA helicase-like splicing factor (HRH1) (COG:A;~EggNog:ENOG410PGGT;~InterPro:IPR011709,IPR027417,IPR022967,IPR003029, IPR014001,IPR007502,IPR002464,IPR001650,IPR012340;~PFAM:PF04408,PF07717,PF00575,PF00271;~go_function: GO:0003676 - nucleic acid binding [Evidence IEA];~go_function: GO:0004386 - helicase activity [Evidence IEA]), producing MDDLQSLEHLSLISRITNELQNHLGVSDKVLAEFIVDQHLKCASFAEFKSMLEGMGAEFPMSLMESVDRLVLTMHPSYKNRNKDKSHENGDGAGAGDDMDAFNALEKKARVFKGLAVPDRDGGWAEQDYTEANGNGAEEGDAKDSAMDDTFAMLEGLAGKARTKTTTESRPNIDSEKRKRSRSPEHDDYSRRRRKDRYRSRSRSRSRSPVYNKRDEDGVDEFGRSKGRYSSRDDEYRNGRSERRGRRRDDDDYFRKAPPAELDDQPVLYKVYDGRVTGVKDFGAFVNLPGVKGKVDGLVHVSAMQEGVRVNHPSDLVSRGQPVKVKVISIQGSRIGLSMKEVDQETGRDLIPQKRLASGANMERLDGMPSNDRYGNLGSDVPIIEEDGGRPMKNRKRMTSPERWEIKQLIASGAVSAADYPDIDEEYHATLTGEGTFEEEEDIDIEVKDEEPPFLAGQTKMSLELSPIRVVKAPDGSMNRSAMAGTNLAKDRRDLRQQEAQDKAAERAADVDLNAQWQDPMANERQFAADLRSTQQTTTDEAVPEWKRVTMGKNQSFGKRTNMSIKQQRESLPVFKFRQQLLEAVAENQLMIVVGDTGSGKTTQLTQYLAEGGWANNGIIGCTQPRRVAAMSVAKRVAEEVGCKLGAEVGYTIRFEDCTSPDTKIKYMTDGMLQREVLLDPDLKKYSVIMLDEAHERTIATDVLFGLLKKTLKRRPDLRLIVTSATLDADKFSEYFYGCPIFSIPGRTYPVEIMYSKEPESDYLDAALITVMQIHLTEPPGDMLLFLTGQEEIDTACEILYERMKALGPSVPELVILPVYSALPSEMQSRIFDPAPSGGRKVVIATNIAETSITIDNIYYVIDPGFVKQNAYDPKLGMDSLVVTPISQAQAKQRAGRAGRTGPGKCFRLYTEAAYQSEMLPTTIPEIQRQNLSHTILMLKAMGINDLLHFDFMDPPPTNTMLTALEELYALSALDDEGLLTRLGRKMADFPMEPALAKVLIASVDLGCSDELLSIVAMLSIQSVFYRPKEKQQQADQKKSKFHDPHGDHLTLLNVYNAWKKSNFNNAWCFENFIQARQIRRAQDVRQQLLGIMQRYHHKIVSCGRNTMKVRQALCTGFFRNAARKDPTEGYKTLVEGTPVYMHPSSAMFGKPAEHVIYHTLVLTTKEYMHCTTGIEPKWLVEAAPTFFKVAPTDRLSKRKKAERIQPLHNRFAGEDDWRLSAQRRQGRGGGGGTWG
- the SUV3 gene encoding ATP-dependent RNA helicase SUV3 (BUSCO:EOG092629FB;~COG:A;~EggNog:ENOG410PIPB;~InterPro:IPR027417,IPR041082,IPR014001,IPR001650, IPR022192;~PFAM:PF18147,PF00271,PF12513;~go_function: GO:0016817 - hydrolase activity, acting on acid anhydrides [Evidence IEA]), which codes for MQPWSSRGNHGLSCVIRASLRPFSRPFTTSSPFQRSKRTQKPERLEPRKAKKNTVDTLTNGTDNIDQKHMYPGKLRRKTMMAEDFPSIVTGLLREMKAEESVSSNPDPDTWKRFERSTLNACKASDRGTGAKQGSLIQVKNTMQKTYLKSGARALKRELEYMLYAQELDTKFSEPNLQQQQKIADMRYPAEWYPQARAIQRTIHLHVGPTNSGKTYAALKRLEASKSGFYAGPLRLLAQEVYHRFHTSGIPCSLVTGDEVKIHEGEKSVVVSNTVEMVNLGQQYEVGVIDEIQMIADPKRGWAWTRALLGARATELHLCGEVRAVPLIRELAALTGDKLEIHRYERLNPLKAMDRSLKGDLRKLEKGDCVVSFSRVGIHALKADIERVTGRRAAIIYGGLPAEIRTQQASLFNDPNNDYDILVASDAIGMGLNLSCKRIIFETVVKNIPTGLSRLGVSEIKQIGGRAGRYRTAAQHNDDKKRQQDVSNVGYVTSLEEVDLPYIRNALGADPPPLKAAGIHPPDSAHEKMAAYFPQDVSLEYVVKRLAEISQTNPLFFMCDIDQHLENAEVIDAVPGLQFPDQLTFMAAPIHAREQTGRDVGMAFVRCVAEHTNGRLLDIEDVRLEILEDPVSGEKNYMHELESLHRSVILYTWLSYRFGGVFTDRTLAVHVKQLVEERMVRALTEFSANKKLRKDASLRRQIALQKQVLEQKQFMDAGQQVNSPDELYNPDVLGASGTEESATAIDLADGDNYEEEFERNATAPEGDEGADVGTATRNHDYEEPAQRTATN
- a CDS encoding uncharacterized protein (SECRETED:SignalP(1-21)) produces the protein MRVNPTLMLATALGAVTGALAAPAIAQVERGIGFPGSDDAETEFGWGHGGDHGGHDDDDDDDDDDHHGHWPPPTSTPCETDTETEPPHPTWTKPPHPTWTWTKPPHPTWTPPESTPCETDTDTPPPVTETPPPETTPCETDTETPPPVTETPPPETTPCETDTETPPPETTPCETDTETPPPVTETPPPETTPCETDTETPPPVTETPPPETTPCETDTETPPPETTPCETETPPPGTETPPPGTETPPPVTETPPPGTETPPPGTETPPPGTETPPPGTETPPPGTETPPPGTETPPPGTENPPPEQTSTPPAPTGTWTTSVTPPETTPEVPTGTSPEQPGTTSPSAPEFTGAATTNRFGSPFAGVMALGAIVLAF
- a CDS encoding C2H2-type zinc finger protein (COG:S;~EggNog:ENOG410PM8D;~InterPro:IPR036236,IPR013087;~PFAM:PF00096), with amino-acid sequence MSLMLSQPPSTHSHSPSAQSARRLSVGTKTRTCVHCGRSFRRTEHLERHVRTHTKEKPYTCFCGAAFSRRDLLKRHMGITGHEDSSPPNAKNTSPKSQHRTDHDTKQRIRRASTTVRPRRTSSVQDSAQQDTVPPSPEDAEVPQWPMHQGTYMKQEDNGLLDSTINDATHDPEVLEAAQLLLPNGLPHSFANHPSYSTAQSTPTTTYYPEETHHFEDFTNFLDSIGLPVDWPPGSSEAHSNHNNQLPSEVAEPGLHPFFRERERERSRGNSPFRSWLPGVTPGDHQSYGMLSDYGNFHHYYHPPEDIARVVVPNL